The following DNA comes from Microbacterium terregens.
GTGGGTTCTGATCACCGGGACGAACGGGAAGACGACCACGACACGGCTGGCTGCCACCATGATGGTCGAGGGCGGGCTGCGTGCCGCCCCCGTCGGCAACATCGGCACCCCCGTGCTGGACGCCGTGCGCGACCCGGCCGGTTTCGACGTGCTGGTCGTGGAGCTCTCCAGCCACCAGCTCTGGTACCTGGGGCTGCAGACCGGCCCCGACCCCGTCTCGCCCTACGCCAGCGTCTGCCTGAACCTGGCCGACGACCACCTCGAATGGCACGGATCGGCCGAGGCGTACCGCGATGCCAAGGCGCACGTCTACGATCACACCCGCGTGGCGTGCGTGTACAACAAGGCGGATGCCGCGACGCGAGCGATGGTCGAGGACGCCGAGGTGGTCGAGGGCGCACGCGCGATCGGGTTTGATCTCGGTGTGCCCGGGCCGAGCGATCTGGGCGTGGTGGACGGGATCCTCATCGATCGCGCCTTCCTGGCCGACCGGCACACGAGCGCGCTCGAGCTGACCACCGTGGCCGAGCTCGCGGCGGACGGCCTGGCGGCCCCGCACCTCGTCGCCGACATCCTCGCTGCCGGTGCGTTGGCCCGGTCTCTGGATGTCTCCCCGGCAGCGATCCGCGAATCGCTGCGCGGATTCCGCCTCGACCCGCACCGCATCGAGGTCGTCGAGGTGGTGGAGGGGGTGACCTGGGTCGATGACTCGAAGGCGACGAATCCGCACGCCGCGGCATCCTCCCTCGCTGCGTACCCCGGCGCGGTCTGGGTCGTCGGGGGGATGCTGAAGGGTGTGGACATCTCCGAGCTCGTCACCGCGCGCGGTGGCGGCGCGAAGGCCGCGATCGTCATCGGCGCGGACCGGACGGCCGTGGTCGCGGCGTTCTCGCGACACGCGCCCGCAGTTCCCCTGTTCGAGGTGGACCCCGATGAGACTGAAGAGATCATGGCGCAGGTTGTCGAACTGGCGGCCGGGATCGCTCGTGCCGGGGACGTCGTACTGCTCGCCCCCGCCGCGGCATCCTTCGACCAGTTCAGCTCCTACGCCGACCGTGGCCGTCGATTCGCCGCCGCGGTGAGAGAGCGGATCGGAAGGGGCAGCGGTGACGACCACGACTCCCAGACCGACCCCGCAGCAGACCCGCCCTCCGCAGATCGAGCCTGACCAGCCCGCACGCCGCGGACTTGCGGCCCGGGTGTCCCTCGGCCGGGTGTTCGCTCCCGTCCCGAGCGAATTCCTGCTGATCGCCTCTACCGCGCTGCTGCTGACCGGCTTCGGCCTGGTGATGGTGCTGTCTGCCACCTCGGCGACCGCGACCGCCGCGGGCGACCCCCCGTACGAAGCGGCGATCAAGCAGGCCGTGTTCGCGGTGATCGGCATCCCGATGATGTTCATCGCGAGCCGCCTGCCGATCAGCTTCTGGAAGCGCGCGGCCTGGCCGGCCCTCATCGGCGCCGTCCTGTTCCAGCTGCTCGTCTTCGTGCCCGGTCTGGGTGTCGAAGCCAACGGCAACCGCAACTGGATCATGATCGCGGGCATCCAGTTCCAGCCCGCGGAGTTCCTCAAGCTCGGACTCGCCCTCTGGATGGGCTACGTGCTGTTCCGCAAGCGGACGCTGCTCGGGCTGTGGCGCCACGTCTTCATTCCGGTCGTCCCGGTCGGCGCCCTCGTGATCGCGACGGTCCTCGCCGGCAGCGACCTCGGCACCGCGATGATCCTGGTCCTGATCCTGCTCGGGGCGCTGTTCTTCTCCGGCGTCAAGCTGCGGATCTTCATCCTGCCTCTGATCGTCTCGGTCGGAGCCGTCGCAGCCCTCGCCGTGACCAGTCCCGACCGCATGCGGCGCATCATGAGCTTCCTGGACCCCGATTGCCTCGCGGACTACTTCAACAGCTGCTACCAACCGCTGCACGGCATCTGGGGGCTGGCGGGTGGCGGCGTCTTCGGCTTGGGTCTGGGCAACTCCAAGGAGAAGTACGACTGGCTGCCGGCGGCGGCCAACGACTACATCTTCGCGATCGTCGGCGAGGAGCTCGGCCTTATCGGCTGCGCGGTCGTCCTGGCCCTCTTCGCGCTCTTCGCGGTCGGCGCCTTCCACGTCATCCGCAAGACGGACGACCCCTTCGTGCGGATCGTCTCGGGCGCCATCACGGTGTGGATCGTCGGTCAGGCGCTGATCAACATCGGCGTCGTGCTGCGGGTGTTCCCGGTGCTCGGCGTGCCGCTGCCCTTCATGTCGCAGGGCGGCACATCCCTCGTGTCGGTGCTCCTGGCCTCGGGCGTGCTGCTCTCGTTCGCGCGCACCCTGCCCGCGGCGGAGGCCCGGCGGCAGGCTGCCATCGAACGCGCGGCCGCGCGCCGGCAACGCGCCGCCGCCCCTGCTCGCGCGCGGTGACCGGGGTTCCGGCATCTGCCGACGGGTAAACTTGCCCGGTGACGACGTACCTTCTTGCCGGTGGTGGCACTGCCGGGCACGTCAACCCGCTGTTGGCGGTGGCCGATGCCCTCCGAGCCCGCAACTCCGGCGACCGCATCCTCGTGCTCGGCACCCGCGAGGGCCTGGAGGCGCGCCTGGTCCCGGAACGCGGCTACGATCTGCTGCTCGTGGACAAGGTGCCCTTCCCCCGCCGCCCCGACCGAGCCGCCGCCACCTTCCCGCTGCGCTTCCGCGGAGCGATCGCGCAGGTCCGCTCGCACATCCGCGAACACGGTGTCGATGTGGTCGTGGGTTTCGGAGGCTACGCGTCCGCACCCGCCTACGTCGCGGCGCGCAACGCCCGCGTGCCCGTCGTCGTCCATGAGGCCAATGCGAAGCCCGGCATGGCCAACGTGCTCGGGGCTCGCCGCGCGGCCGCGGTCGGCGTCGCGTTCGAAGGCACGCGGCTCAAGGGCGGCCGTGTCGTCGGGATGCCCCTGCGCCGCGAGATCGTCGACCTCGATCGTGCCGCGCTGCGCGCCGAGGCGGCAGCGCACTTCGGGCTCGACCCGGTGCGGCCGACCCTTCTCGTGTTCGGCGGATCCCTCGGCGCGCAGCGCCTGAACGAGGCATTCTCCGACGCCTGGCGCGACGTGCTGGATGCCGGCTGGCAGCTGGTCCACGTCACGGGGGAGCGATCGGATCTGCCCGACCCCGGCGCCGCCGGCTACGCCGTTCGTCGCTACGTCGACCGGATGGACATGGCGTTCGCGCTGTGCGATCTGATCGTCTCCCGCGCCGGCGCCGCCACGGTCAGCGAGATCAGCGCACTCGGAATCCCGGCTGTCTACGTGCCCTACGCGGTCGGCAACGGGGAGCAGACGCTCAATGCCGCATCCGCGGTGTGCGCCGGCGCGGCGGTCCTGATCCCGGACGGGGAGTTCACCGCCGACCGGATCCGCGCACAGATCATTCCGCTCCTGGCCGATGCGGCGCGACGGACGGCGATGACGGATGCCGCGGCATCCGTCGGCACGCGCAACGGCGCCGAGAACGTCGTGGCTCTGATCGACGAGGCGCTCGCCCGCCGTCCTTAGCGCCCGATCGGGTGTGCATGCGAGCGATGATCGGCCGGGCCGAGGGGAGGCCAGCGCGCCGACGGCCGCCCCTCAGGCAGCCAACTTAGGATGAACGAGTCATGATCAGACCCGACCTCAGCCTTCCCCTTCCCGAGCGCATCGAAGCCGCGCATTTCATCGGCATCGGTGGGTCGGGCATGTCAGGGCTCGCCCGGATGTTCCTCGACCGCGGCATCCGCGTGTCCGGTTCGGACCGCGCCGAGAGCCAGGCACTGCGAGAGCTTGCCGACCTCGGCGCGACGGTGCACGTGGGGCACGATGCCGCCAACCTCGGGGATGCCGACACCGTCATCCACACCGGTGCGATCTGGCCCGAGAACCCCGAGTTCGTCACGGCGAAGGAGCGGGGGATGCCGGTCATCCATCGCTCGCAGGCTCTGCACTGGTTGATCGGCGGGCGCAGGCTCGTCTCGGTGGCAGGAGCGCACGGCAAGACGACCTCGACCGGCATGATCGTCACCGCCCTTCAGGCTCTTTCCGAGCGCCCGACGTTCGTCAACGGCGGCGTGATCGCCCAGCTCGGGGCCTCCAGCGCCACCGGATCCGATGACCTGTTCGTCATCGAAGCGGACGAGTCCGACGGGACGTTCCTCCTGTACGACACCTCGATCGCGCTGATCACGAATGTCGACCCCGACCACCTCGACCACTACGGCACGGACGACGCGTTCGTCGATGCCTTCGCGACGTTCGCGAACCGCGCGAGCGAGGCGGTGGTGATCTCCGCGGACGACGCGGGCGCCCGAAACGTCGCAGACCGGCTCACGCACTCCCACGTCCTCACCTTCGGCCAGTCGGAGGGCGCCGACGTGCGCATCACCGACCTGCGCACCGACGGGCCGGTGGCGTTCACGATCAGCCACGGCGCCGCATCCGCGCGAGCCCGCTTGACGCTTCCCGGGGCGCATAACGCGATCAACGCCGCAGGCGCGGTGGCGGTGCTGCTGACGCTGGGGCACGACCTGACGTCATCCGTGCGCGCCGTCGAAGGATTCGAAGGGACGATCCGCCGTTTCGAGCTGCACGGCGTCGCTCGCGGCGTCAGCGTGTTCGACGACTACGCCCACCACCCGACCGAGGTCGCGGCAGCGCTCGTCGCCGCGCGCTCCGTGATCGGCGACGGGCGGATCATCGCCATCCAGCAGCCGCACACCTACTCGCGCACGCAGCAGATGTACCGCGAGTTCGCCGAGGTGCTGGAGGAATACGCCGACCACACGGTGATGCTGGACGTGTTCGGCGCCCGCGAGGATCCGATCCCCGGCGTGACCGGCGAACTGGTCTCCGACGCGTTCGCCGATCCCGCGCATGTGCACTACGTCGCAGACTGGCAGGAGGCGGCCGCCTACACGGCCACCGTCGCCCGGGACGGCGACTATGTCATCACGCTGGGCTGCGGCAACGTCTACCAGATCATTCCGCAGGTGCTTGATGCGCTGGCGCAGACGCCGGCCTCCGCGGACGACGCGGCCTCCGGTCGAGCGGAGTAGCAGACATGCGCCGGCCGACGCCGCTCCCGCCTCCGGTGGATGGATCGACCGAGATCGTCCACCGCACGCCGGCGCGCCGACCCGATGCGGCGCCGCCGACGACGGCCGCGGAGACCGAGGCGGACACACCCCACGTCGAGCCGGCCGAGGAGGAACGGGCGATCGCACCGGTCATCCCGCTGGCGGCGCCGACGTCGATGCAGCGACCGGCCGTGATTCCCACGACGGTTGCCGCCGAGGACGAACCGACGAGTCCCGACGACGGCGCCCCCGTGCGGATCCGGGACGTCTGGGCGGCAGCCCGCGCGCGCAGGAAGGCGCTGCGCGCCGAGATCCGCCGATTCACCGGCCGGCAGCGGCGCAAACGCGCGCTGTGGCTCGGAGGCGCGGCATCCGTCGTCCTGCTCGTCCTGGCGACGCTGGGTGCCGCCTACAGCCCGCTGTTCGCCGTCGAGCACATCCGCGTCGTCGGAGCCCAGCAGCTGGACGCACCGGCCGTCGAGGCCGCCCTGTCCGAGCAGATCGGGACGCCGCTGCCCCTCGTGGACGAGAGCGCGGTCAAGGCCGCGCTCGTGGCGTTCCCGCTCGTAGAGTCCTACACCCTCGAGGGCCGCCCCCCGCATGAGCTGGTGGTGCGCATCGTCGAGCGCACCCCGATCGGCCTCATCCAGACGCGGGCCGGCTTCACGCTGGTGGATGCCGCGGGCGTGGCGCTGTCCACCTCCACGACTCCCGCGCCCGGACGCCCGCTGGTCACGGTCGAGGGCGGCACCGGCACGCCGGCGTTCGAGGCGATCGGCAAGGTGATGCGGTCGCTGCCGGCTTCGATCCTGGTGCAGGTGACCGCCGTCTCCGCCTCCACCCCGGACGATGTCACCCTCACGCTCGGCGGCTCCAACGCGCAGGTCGTCTGGGGGAGCGCCGAGGACTCCGCGCTGAAGGCGCTCGTGCTGGAGACGACGATGGCAGCGCGCCCGCCGGCCTCGGTCAGCGTCTACGACGTGTCCTCGCCCAGCGCGATCGTGGTGCGCTGAGGCTTCTTTTCGCCCGGTTCGACACGGGATACCGCGACACGCCCACGACGCTCCCAGTGGTGCGGTGGGGGCCGCCTACTTTCAGACCAAGGGAATTGCATACCGGGCAATTCTTTATACCTCTACTTGAGGTTGAGGGTTTTCCTTTCAGGTGCAGCACAGACGGAGGCCGGCATGAGCCAGAACCAGAACTACCTCGCGGTGATCAAGGTCGTCGGTGTCGGCGGCGGCGGCGTGAACGCGGTCAACCGCATGATCGATCTCGGTCTGCGCGGTGTCGAGTTCATCGCGATCAACACCGACGCGCAGGCGCTGCTGATGAGCGATGCGGACGTCAAGCTCGACGTCGGTCGCGAGCTCACGAGGGGACTCGGCGCGGGTGCCGACCCCGAGGTGGGTCGGCGCGCGGCCGAAGATCATGCCGAGGAGATCGAGGAGGCGCTGCGGGGCGCCGACATGGTCTTCGTCACCGCCGGTGAAGGCGGCGGCACGGGCACGGGCGGAGCCCCGGTCGTGGCGAAGATCGCGAAGTCGATCGGCGCGCTGACCATCGGTGTCGTCACGAAGCCCTTCTCGTTCGAGGGCCGTCGGCGCCAGAGCCAGGCCGAGACCGGCGTGGCCAAGCTGAAGGAAGAAGTCGACACGCTCATCGTCGTGCCCAACGACCGGCTGCTGGAGATCAGCGACCGCGGCATTTCCATGATCGAGGCGTTCGCGACGGCCGACCAGGTTCTCCTGGCCGGTGTCCAGGGCATCACCGACCTCATCACCACGCCGGGACTGATCAACCTCGACTTCGCCGACGTCAAGTCGGTCATGCAGGGCGCGGGTTCCGCGCTCATGGGAATCGGTTCGGCTCGCGGGGCGGATCGCGCCATCAAGGCGGCTGAGCTCGCCGTCGAGTCCCCGCTGCTGGAGGCGAGCATCGAGGGCGCCCACGGCGTGCTGCTGTCGATCCAGGGCGGGTCCAACCTCGGCATTTTCGAGATCAACGATGCCGCGCAGCTGGTCAAGGAAGCAGCGCACCCCGAGGCGAACATCATCTTCGGAACGGTCATCGACGACACGCTCGGCGACGAGGTCCGCGTCACCGTGATCGCCGCCGGCTTCGACAACGGCCAGCCGACGCTGCGGCTCGACCCGGTCACCTCCTCGCGCGTGCTGCCCCCGCCCGTGATCCCGGCGACTCCCGCCGTGGATGCGGCCAAGGAGCCGGTGCGCGAGAGCGAGCCCGTGCCGGTGGGCGCCGCCGTGCCGGACACCAGCTACGACTCGGCGTTCGGTGACGACGATCTCGACATCCCCGATTTCCTGAAGTAGTCCTCCGGGGCTTGATCACACCATCGTCGAACGGCCGGGAACCTTGACTCTTGCGGAACGGCTGGCGCACGTCGACGCCGGGATCGCCGACGCCGCCCTCGCGGCGGGTCGCGATCCCGGCTCGATCACGCGCATCGTGGTGACGAAGTTCCATCCGGTGTCGCTGGTGCAGGAGCTGTACGCGCTCGGCGTGCGAGACGTGGGCGAGAACCGTCAGCAGGAGTTCAGCGAGAAGGCGCAGAGCGTCGGCGAGCTCGAAGGTCTGCGATGGCACTTCATCGGGCAGGCGCAGACGAACAAGGCGAGGGCGATCCGAGCAGCGGCATCCGTGGTGCATTCCGTGGACCGTGCGAAGATCGCGAACGCTCTTGACTCCGCGGGAGACGATGGCGACCCGGCGCTCGACGTGCTGCTGCAGGTAAACCTGACCGACGACGCGGCGCGCGGGGGAGTGTCACCCGCCGACCTCGAACGCCTCGCCGAGCACGTGGACGGATGCCGCACGCTCCGCCTGCGCGGAGTGATGGCCGTCGCTCCGCTGGGCGAGGAACCCGCACGGGCGTTCGCCCGCCTGTCCGGGTACGCCGATCGGGTGCGCGCGATCGTGCCCGCGGCGACCTGGATCTCGGCCGGAATGACGGCGGATTACGCCGATGCGATCGCCGCAGGCGCGACACACCTGCGGATCGGGTCGGCAATCACGGGCCCGAGGCCCGTGCACGGTTAACCTCAGAACAGACGAGCACACACGGAGGATGCGATGTCGAACCCGCTGAAGAAGACAATGGTGTACCTGGGCCTTGCTGACGAGGAAGAAGTCTATGACGAGCCCGATCCACAGCCGACGGGACGCAAGTCCGTCACCGCACTCGACAAGGCTGCCCCGGTGACGCCGCTGCATCGCCCGACGGTCGTGCGCCAGGTGACCCCCGCAGCGATCAGTGAGATCCTCACGGTGCACCCGAAGCAGTATCGAGACGCGCAGGTCATCGCCGAGAATTTCCGCGAGGGCATCCCGGTGATCATCAACCTCTCGCAGATGAGCGACGCCGACGCACGACGTCTCATCGACTTCGCGAGCGGCCTGTCGCTGGGGCTCTACGGCCGCATCGAGCGCGTCACGAGCAAAGTCTTCCTGCTCTCGCCGGAGAACGTCGCCGTATCCGGCGATGGCGCCGTCGCGCAGGCCGACCCGGAGTCGGTCCCGTTCGCTCAGTAGCGGTGTGGGGCTCGGCTCTGTGTGGGGTTCCGGCGCACACCACCGGTGCGCTGACGCCCAGCACACACTCCCGGTGTGCTGGCGCGCCCGCTGGTCGCGGCGCTGATACAGTCGTCTTGTGAATATCGTTGGCGCGATCGCCACGATCCTCAACAGCGTCCTCCTGCTCTATGTGCTCGTGCTGCTGGTGCGGCTCGTGCTCGACTGGATACCGTTCTTCAACCGTGAATGGCGCCCGACAGGCGCCGGCCTCGTGGCTGCGGAGCTCGTGTACACAGTCACGGACCCTCCGATCAAGCTCTTCCGCCGTTTCATCCCGCCGCTTCGCGTGGGTGGAATCGGCATCGACTTCGGTTTCACACTCACGATGCTGCTCTGCTTCGTCCTGCTCGCGGTGACGCGGACGCTCGCGGGCTAATTCCCGCGCGGCTATGCTTGCCTGTACGAACGCCGCAGATCGGCGGAGCGGCCCCCGACATCGGCTAGCGCCCAGACGCTCGAAAGAGGAATCACCATGGCATTGACCCCCGATGACGTCGTCACCAAGCAGTTTCAGCACGTCCGGTTCAAGGAGGGTTTCGACCCCGATGAGGTGGACGACTTCCTCGACGAGATCGTCGTGGAGTGGCGCAAGTCCATCGCCGAAGCGGACGAGCTGAGGGCCAAGCTCGCCGCCTACGAATCCGGTGCCGAGGCACCTTCCGCCCCCGTTGCGGTCATCGAGCAGGCGCCCGCCGCTCCTGTCGCCGAGGTCATCGAGGTCGGTCAGGGCAGCACTGCTCCCGCGGCCGCCAGCGCAGGCATCATCGAGCTCGCTCAGCGCCTCCACGACGAGCACGTCGCCGAGGGCATCGCCCAGCGTGACAAGCTCATCGCCGACGCGCAGGCGCAGGCGGCGACGATCGTCTCGGATGCCGAGACCAAGGGTCGCGAAGAGATCGCCCGCCTCGACAAGGAGCGCTCGATCCTCGAGAACCGCATCACCGAGCTGCGCAACTTCGAGCGGGACTACCGCGCCCAGCTGCGCGGATACATCGAGGGCAAGCTCCGCGACCTCGAGACCACGGGCACGACGTCGGGTTCCACCCCGGTGTCTGCCATCGGCCTCTAAGCCGGCCTTTTGACAGGCCGAGCCCCCCTTCGCAAGGCGGCGGCCGGCACCATCATCGCGCTTCTCGCGGTGCTGGTGCTGGCCGCCGACCAGTTCTCGAAGTACCTCGCGATTCAGAACCTGCCGCCCCAGCAGGCGGTCGAGGTGCTGGGCGACTTCCTGAGCTTCTACCTGGTGCGCAATCCCGGTGCCGCCTTCTCGCTCGGCGAGGGCGTCACGTGGATCTTCACCATCGCTCTGGCGGCCGTGGCCGCGGTGATCGTGTGGCTGGCGGTCACACGAGTCCGCTCCCCGTGGTGGGCGGTCGTGCTGGGGCTCCTGCTCGGCGGAGTGCTCGGCAATCTCACCGATCGCACGTTCCGCGAGCCGGGCTTCGCGGTCGGTCACGTGATCGACTTCATCAACACCCCGTGGATGTGGTTCTGGACGAACCCGGCGATCTACAACGTCGCCGACATCTTCATCGTGACGATGATGATCGGCGTGGCACTCCTCGTGCTCGTCGGGCTGCACCTGGACGGCACCCGCGACGCGCGCAAGGACGACGAGACGCTGCTCGGCGAAGGGGATGAAGTCCCGCCCGGTGGAGGTGTCGTCGGATTCGAGGGCGAGGAATTTCCCCTGGCCGATCCGGATGCCGGTGCGCCACGGGCCCGCGAGCCACGCCGTGACGCGGACGGCTGACATGGAGTCCCGGAGTCTCCCCGTGCCGGAGGGGCTGGACGGCACGCGGGTGGATGCCGCTCTGGCCAAGATGCTGGGCTTCTCGCGCACCTTCGCCGCCGAAGTGGCCGAGGCCGGTGGTGTCGCGATGGACGGCCGGGAGATGGCGAAGTCGGATCGACTGCGGGCGGGCTCGTGGCTCGAGGTGTCGTGGACGCCGAAGGAAGGCCCGCGCGTCGTCGCACTGGCCGTGCCGGACCTCGGGATCGTGTACGAGGACGACGACATCGTCGTCGTCGACAAGCCCACGGGCGTCGCCGCGCATCCCTCGCTCGGCTGGGAGGGCCCGACGGTGCTCGGAGCACTCGCGGCCGGCGGCATCCACACCGCGACGACCGGAGCCGCCGAGCGGCAGGGCATCGTCCACCGGCTCGACGTCGGGACGAGCGGGCTGATGGTCGTCGCGAAGTCCGAGGGTGCATACACCGCTCTCAAACGCGCTTTCAAGGAGCGCGAGGTCGAGAAGATCTATCACACCGTGGTGCAGGGACACCCCGATCCGCTGGCGGGGACGATCGACGCGCCCATCGGGCGGCATCCCTCGCATTCGTGGAAGTTCGCCGTCACACCCGACGGCAAAGACTCGGTCACGCACTACGAGACGCTGGAGGCGTTTCCGCGCGCGGCGTTGCTGGAGATCCACCTGGAGACCGGCAGAACTCACCAGATCCGCGTTCACATGGCCGCACACCGGCATCCGTGCGTCGGCGATCCGCTCTACGGGAGCGATCCGACCCTGGCCGCCCGGCTGGGCCTGACCCGGCAGTGGCTGCACGCGCGGGAGTTGTCGTTCGCGCACCCTGCGACCGGCGATTGGGTGACGTTCACATCCGAGTACCCGGACGATCTCGCGCACGCACTCGAGGTGCTCCGCGACGAGTAGCGGCGAGGTGCGCGTCCGGGGTGAGACGCCGCCTCCTTCCGGACGCGAGTGCGGCGTGCTCGGGGCCGGTCGTCGGTGGCCGCGGGTAGTCTCGACAGGTGTCAGCAGATTCCTTCGTTCACCTTCATGTGCACAGTGAATACTCGATGCTCGATGGCGCGGCGCGTGTCAAACCGCTGATCGACGAAGCCACCAAGCAGGGGATGCCGGCGATCGCCGTCACCGACCACGGGAACACGTTCGGCGCCTTTGACTTCTACAAGACCGCGACCGAGGCCGGCATCAAGCCGATCATCGGTATGGAGGCGTACGTCACGCCCGGGACGCATCGAGCAGACAAGGCGCGCGTGCGGTGGGGGAGTCCCGACCAGAACGACGACG
Coding sequences within:
- a CDS encoding RluA family pseudouridine synthase → MESRSLPVPEGLDGTRVDAALAKMLGFSRTFAAEVAEAGGVAMDGREMAKSDRLRAGSWLEVSWTPKEGPRVVALAVPDLGIVYEDDDIVVVDKPTGVAAHPSLGWEGPTVLGALAAGGIHTATTGAAERQGIVHRLDVGTSGLMVVAKSEGAYTALKRAFKEREVEKIYHTVVQGHPDPLAGTIDAPIGRHPSHSWKFAVTPDGKDSVTHYETLEAFPRAALLEIHLETGRTHQIRVHMAAHRHPCVGDPLYGSDPTLAARLGLTRQWLHARELSFAHPATGDWVTFTSEYPDDLAHALEVLRDE